A single window of Ammospiza caudacuta isolate bAmmCau1 chromosome 12, bAmmCau1.pri, whole genome shotgun sequence DNA harbors:
- the TRNT1 gene encoding CCA tRNA nucleotidyltransferase 1, mitochondrial — MWAELWVVPRRAGLRLLRRRHGGSGSGTGTMRLQAPQFQALFTPGLRSVADLFEKKNYELRIAGGAVRDLLSGVTPQDIDFATTATPAEMKEMFTAAGVRLINNKGEKHGTITARLHEQNFEITTLRIDVVTDGRHAEVEFTTDWHKDAERRDLTVNSMFLGLDGTLYDFFNGYEDLKNKKIRFVGKATERIQEDYLRILRYFRFYGRIAEKPGDHEPITLEAIKENAKGLAGISGERIWVELKKILLGNHVNHLVQLMYELDIAQYIGLPLDGNLEEFARVSKNIHNLSPKPMTVLTSLFKGKDDVTNLDLRLKISKEEKNLGLFLVKHRQELTKGSGPEPLRPYQDFLMDSREANTNSKIFELLKYQGEEQLLKEMQEWTVPSFPVSGHDLRKMGVSSGKEIGTALQQLRDEWKKSGYHMDKEELLSCLKKL, encoded by the exons ATgtgggctgagctctgggttGTGCCCCGCAGGGCCGGGCTGCGGCTGCTGCGGCGGCGGCACGGCGGGAGCGGCTCCGGCACGGGCACCATGAGGCTGCAGGCGCCGCAGTTCCAGGCGCTCTTCACGCCGGGGCTGCGCAGCGTGGCCG acCTGTTTGAGAAGAAGAACTACGAGCTGAGAAtagcaggaggggctgtgagggatTTACTGAGCGGAGTGACACCACAGGATATCGATTTTGccaccacagccaccccagcAGAGATGAAGGAGATGTTCACAGCAGCTGGGGTTCGTCTGATCAATAACAAAGGAGAGAAACACGGGACCATCACTGCCAGG CTCCACGAACAGAATTTTGAAATCACCACTCTGCGCATAGACGTGGTCACCGACGGGCGGCACGCGGAGGTGGAGTTCACCACGGACTGGCACAAGGATGCTGAGAGGAGGGACCTCACTGTCAACTCCATGTTCTTAG gttTGGATGGGACACTCTATGATTTCTTTAATGGCTATGAAGActtgaaaaacaagaaaatcagATTTGTGGGCAAGGCAACTGAGAGAATACAAGAAGATTATTTAAGAATCCTGAGATACTTCAG ATTTTATGGAAGAATTGCAGAGAAACCTGGAGACCATGAACCTATTACACTGGAAGCAATTAAAGAAAATGCCAAAGGCTTGGCTGGAATATCAGGAGAAAGGATTTGGGTggaactgaaaaaaattctgcttggAAACCATGTCAATCATTTGGTTCAGCTTATGTATGAACTGGATATTGCCCAGTACATAG GGCTGCCACTTGATGGGAATTTAGAGGAATTTGCCAGAGTCAGTAAAAACATCCACAACCTGTCTCCAAAACCCATGACTGTCCTGACATCCTTGTTCAAGGGGAAGGATGATGTCACAAACCTGGACCTGAGGCTGAAAATCTCCAAGGAAGAGAAGAACCTTGGCCTTTTCTTGGTGAAGCACAGGCAGGAATTAACCAAAGGCTCGGGGCCAGAACCACTCAGACCATACCAGGATTTCCTGATGGAT tCTAGAGAAGCCAACACCAACTCCAAGATCTTTGAGCTGCTGAAGTACcaaggagaggagcagcttcTGAAGGAGATGCAGGAATGGACTGTGCCCTCGTTCCCTGTCAGTGGCCACGACCTCAGGAAGATGGGGGTGTCCTCGGGGAAGGAGATtgggacagccctgcagcagctgagggacgAGTGGAAAAAGAGTGGCTACCACATGGATAAAGAGGAACTGCTGAGCTGCCTCAAGAAGCTGTAG